The Bdellovibrionota bacterium nucleotide sequence TGAAGGGACTGGGGGGACACGTGGCGAAGTACGATCGATTTTCCGAGATCGTCAGCCAATACGAGAATCTACCCGTCGTCGTCCGACTGCGGGAAATGATCCGTCGTTTATGGCATCTGGAGGTCGTCCTTGCAGATGCGAACGGGTTCGTCATCGATCCGACGCGGGGGAAAAAATCGCCGTCGCGAAATCAGTTTTGCCACAAGTGCCTCTTCGACAAAGAGGGCCTGAAAAAGTGCGACCAAACGGTTTTGGAAGTTACCGAAGAGCTTGAAAAAGGAGCCGGTCGCCCCGGGGGTGTATTTGATCATTGCCACACCGGGTTTAAGTACATGGCCTACCCGATTTACGTGAGAGGCGAGTTTGTGGGATCGGTCGTGGCCGGCGGATTTTTGACGGAGAACCTTTCCGCCGAGAAGAAACGTGAAATTCTGGAAAAGTCGGCGCCCTATCGAGGAACGGAGATCGCGGATGTGGAGGCCGCTTTTTCGGAGATTCCGGTACTGACCGAGGTGGAGGTTCGCTCCTTTTTTGAAATCATTTCCTTCGGCGTCGAGGAGGTCACCCGCTATCACGAGGAAATTGCGCAACGCGAATCACAGATCGAGCAATTGGCCGAGGCGCTGGAAAATCGATACGCCTACCACTCCATCGTGGGGCGCGCACCGGCCATGCGATTGCTCTACACGCTGCTCGATAAACTGAAGGACAGCGATTCCACCGCGCTCATTCAAGGGGAAAACGGAACCGGCAAGGAGATGGTGGCCAAGGCGATTCATTACAACAGTCCGCGCCGCCATCGCCGTTTCGTCTCTCAAAACTGTTCGGCCTTCAATGACAATCTTCTCGACAGTGAACTTTTCGGCCACGTCAAAGGTTCGTTCACGGGGGCGATCCGCGACAAAAAGGGGCTGTTCGAAATGGCGGACGGCGGAACGTTCTTTATGGACGAGATCGGCGACATGTCTCATGTGCTTCAAGTCAAACTTCTGCGCGTTCTTCAGGAGGGCGTGTTCATTCCCGTGGGAGGCACCGAACCCAAGCGCGTCGACGTCCGGATTGTCGCCGCGACCAACCAAGATCTTCGAAAGATGGTCGACGAAGGGGATTTTCGAGAGGACCTTTTTTACCGGATCAACGTGATCAACATTTATGTCCCCCCTCTGCGGGAACGGCGGGAGGATATCCCGATCCTGGTTGAACACTTCTTGCGAAAATACGACCGGAGCGATGTGGGCCGAAGAAAGCGGGTCGCTCCCGAGACGTTGGACGCGTTGATGGCGTACAACTGGCCGGGCAACGTCCGGCAGCTGGAAAATGAAATTCAGCGGTCGATCGTTCTGGCGGGAACGAGTGAATTGATTTCACGCGAACTTCTCTCTCCCGCCGTATTACACGCCGCGGCAGGAACGGCTCAAGTGCGATTGAGCGGAAAACTTCGCGACGCGATGGAACATCTCGAACGGCAAATGCTCTTGGAGGGGCTTCGTCGGACCCGGTGGAATAAAAGCAAACTCTCGCGGGAACTGGGGATCAGCCGAGCGACACTGATTGGAAAAGTGGAAAAGTACGGGCTCGTCCGAGACGCCCGACCTTGACACGTAACACAGAGCGACTATTCCTTTCGCCGGATTTTTTCATGAAACACTGTCTTTTGATTCTCATCTCCGCGTTTGGTTTGGCCTCTTCTTCTTTTGCGGCCGAGCAATTCTGGCTGGAAGGAAAGGATCATCCCGAGTTGCGGGTGAACGTGGATCTGAAAACACTCGCCCCGGACGCCTATCTCAAAATCGCCGAGCGCATGAACGGAGCGGTCGTCAACATCAGCACAACGCAGGTGATTCGTTCTCCCCGCGCTCGGGGCCCGAGGCGGGGACCGGGCCCGAATCAACCCGGCCCGCGGGGACCCAATCCGTTCGACGATCTTTTTGAGGATTTCTTTTTCGGGCCGTTTTCCGAAATGCCCCAGCCGGAGCGCCGAGCGCAGAGCCTCGGCTCGGGATTCATTCTGAATTCGGCCGGATACATCGTGACCAACAACCATGTGGTCGAACAAGCCGAGAAGGTGAAAGTGGTTTTGGCGGACGACAGCGAATTTGAGGCGAAGGTCGTGGGACGCGATCCGAAAACGGACGTCGCTCTTCTCAAAATCGAGCCGAAGAATGTTTCGTTGAAGAGCGTGGTTCTCGGTGATTCGGACCGGATGCGGGTGGGGGAAGTTGTGGTGGCCATCGGTAACCCTTTCGGCCTATCCAACTCGGTGACGCAAGGAATTGTGAGCGCCAAAGAACGATCGATCGGCGCCGGGCCGTACGATGACTTCATTCAAACCGACGCCTCGATCAATCCCGGAAACTCCGGCGGCCCCTTGCTGGATCTCCAGGGGGAAGTCATCGGAATCAATGCGGCGATCGTCTCGTCGGGGGCGGGGGGGAGCGTCGGAATCGGGTTCGCCATCCCGATCAATTTGGCCAAAAAGGTTCTTTTGTCGCTGAGAGAAACCGGGAAAGTCGTACGCGGCCGGCTGGGCGTGTTGATTCAGAAAGTCGGGGCGGAGCACGCGGCCGCTTTAAAGCTTCCGGATAAGACCGGGGCGCTGGTATCGGACGTTCAAGAGGACAGCCCGGCGAAAAAAGCGGGGATCAAGGTGGGGGACGTCGTCACACGATTCGACGGAAAGAGAATCAAAGACTGGCACGAGCTTCCGATCGCCGTGGCGAACACACCCGTCGGAAAGAAAGTTCAGGTGGAGGTCATCCGCGACGGAAAACAGATGACTTTTAGTGTGACGATTGTAGAACTCAAAGACGAGGAGGTCGAAACCTCGACCTCGGGTCCGGTCGGGTCCGATCGGCTCGGAATGACGGTGCAGAAACTTACGCCCGAAATGGCGTCGTCTTTGGACGTGGATAAGAATCTTGAGGCCGTCGTTGTTACGGAAATCGATCCGAACGGGGCGGCGTATGCCAAAGGAATCCGGCAAGGGGACATCATTCTCGAAGTGAACCGGAAAAGGGTTCCGACGGTCGCCGCCTACAAGAGCGCGACGAGCAAGTTGAAAAAGGGGGACACCGTTCTTGTTCTAGTAAAGCGGGGAGCTAGTACGCTCTTTGTCGCTTTCACGCTTCCGTGACGGTTTAGTGTCCCGAGTCCGATATATCTTGATCGTCAGACGCCGCTGCATCCCGGCTGGCTGTGTCGCTCGTTCTCGGAGTACGGCTTAGCAAGTACACCTTCGTCGTCGCGCCTTGCCATCCGGGCGCATCGGCGTCTTTTGTTATCAAGCTATGTCGGACTCGGGACACTAGGCCGAATTTAGTATATCTAATTAGATTCGGAGCTCGATTTCATGGTCGACTATATCGTTCTCGCCCTTATTTTTGTTTCCGCCGTATTCGGCCTCATTCGCGGCGTCGTGAGCCAGCTGATGGCGCTGGTCGGCCTGGTTGCGGCCTATTTTTTGGCTCCGGATTGGGGGCGCCATCTCGGCGGTCTTGTTCAGGAACAGCTCGGTTGTACCCGTTTTATGGCCGATCGGGCGTCCATCTTTCTGGTCGGCGTGGGAATTTACATCGCCTGCCGTCTGGTGGGATATGGGATCGAAAAATTAGTGGTCGAGCGGGTGAAGGAAGCCAAGAATCTGAACCGCATGGGCGGGGCCGTCTTGGGGGCCGTGAAAACGATGGCCATGATCGCGATTCTCTTTTTTTTCACCGCTTTGATTCCACGCGATATGGTTCGAACGACGGTTCCGAAACTGCTCGACAGCGCCACCTACCGTTTGGCGGCCGAATACAATCCGATGGGTCGCCAACAGGTCATCGAACGAATGCGGATCTTTCGGTCGACGGTGGCCAATTCGTCGAAGAGCGAACGTCTGGCCCACGATCCGGAGATGCGGAAATTGTTGACGGAGCACGGCCTCAAGAATGCTCTCGATGACGAAAGGTTTGTCCATTCCCTGAAGGACGGCGACTTTGAAAAACTTCGAAAATACGAGCAAGTCGAAGACTTGATGAAAGACGAAAAGCTTGTCGATCTGCTGGATCATCTCAACCAGCAGCCCCCGGGCTAAGTCAGAAATCTATCCGGTAGGCTAGACCTACAATGGGCTGCCCTTTGTCGTCCAGATCGAACCAAAGGCTTGTCTTGCCGCTCTTTTCCACTTCGGCGTTGTAGCGCTGAACCGCAAACGGCGTGTCGATCGCGTCGTACAAATACGTAAAACCATAGATGACCGAGGCGACGATAATTCCCGGAGTGTTCCTCTGGACGATCATCGGAATTCCAAGAGCGATGGAGCCGACGCGTATACCGGTGAGGACACCGGCCGTCACATACTCTTCCGTGTACCAGTGGCCCATCCCCGGGACGATTAACCCGGGGAACGTGGCTAGCAAGACGGCCTTCTGAGAATCGAGGTAGGCCAGGCGCCGGGCGACCGGTTCCTGAGGACCCGCTGGGGTCGCGGTACCTTGAATCGGTGCGACGCCGCCCCCCGCGCGAAGCTTCTCCAAATTCGATTCAACTTCTTGCCGATAGATCGACTTTGGATTTTCCCGAAGGAATTGCTGCCACAGTGCGGTCTGGTCGCTTTGGTTCAGCTTTTTGGAAAATTCCACGGCACGGAGATATCGCTCCGTATCGCGCTGTTCGCGTTTTCGCTGGGGATCGGTTTGGCTAAGAAGGTCTTCGAGGCTCTTTAAGTTGCGCTCGATTTCGGATCGAAAAGAGGTGTCGGGATGGTCTTGAAGGAATTTTTGCCAGGCGTCGATCTGTTTCGGAACCGGCTCATTTTTGAGCTTCTCGACCGCGTCGAGATATTCTCCGGCGTCCGAAAGGTTGGAGTTCGTCGTACCATTTTCCTGGGCAAGAACGGGGAAAAGAGGCGCAACCCACAGCAATGACAGAACAACCAGAAACGCCCGGCGGGGGAACATCAGAGCGCCATTCTAACATAAAAGTTATTTACGTAAGGCCCCGAATTGACTAGTGTCTGCGCCGCACGGGGCGTAGCTCAGCCTGGTAGAGCGCTTGGTTCGGGACCAAGAGGCCGCTGGTTCAAATCCAGTCGCCCCGACCACTTCGCGTTTTTTTCGACGCGCGCGAGGATTCCCCAGGGTTTTTCGTAATCAAACCGGAGCCTTTTGGCGCCCAGCCGAACGTTCGACCCGATTTTCTTGAGGAATTCCTTCCTTTCGGCCAGATCATCGCTCGTCGCGACGGCCCCCGCGTGGTGAGCCGCGATGAGGAAATTTTTTGTGGGTTCGACCCAGCCCATTCGAGTCTCTTCTAACTTGCGAAGACGCTCTTCGAGACAGAGTTTCTCGTTGAGGAGTAATTCTTTTTTGGAAAGAAATTCAGCTTTTTCAATCGTCTCGTCGAGATGGGCGTCGAGCAAGCGATCCAGCTTTTTGGATATATCGTCGACCGTTTCTCTCGTTTCTGCTTTCAGTTTCTCGCTGGGCTGGCTCGACGCTTCCTGTTCCTTGGCCAAAGAGGCGAGCATCTTCTGAAACGTATCATCCGGTAACGCTACGGCTGCGATGGCGCTTTGAATTTGATCGGCGAAGTTTTCTTCGCGGAGGTACGGCTCCGGACATTTCCCGCGTTTCTTAGAACAACGGTAATAATGCCAACCCTTTTGTCTCTCCGCTGTGATCGCGCCATCGCAAGTCACACATTTGGCGAGGCCTAGGAACGGAAGATGATGTTTCCGAGAGATATGCGTCCGGCCGAGCCGATGAAGAACCGACTGCACCTGGTCGAATAATGCCTTCGAGACCAATGGTTCGTGAGTGCCTTGATACGTCTGCCCCGCGTGCTTGAGGAGACCAAAATAGAACGCGTTCGAAAGAAGACTGTGGATGTGAGAACGATGAAGCGGCTTTCCCGTGCGACTTTTCATTCCCCATTCGTTGGCCTGGTCTCGAAGGTTATTCAAGGTCACGCGGCCGGACGCATATGTCTCAAAAAGGCGGCGAACCCGCGGACCGTTGATCGGATCGACGACGATTTTGCGTGAAGTCTTATCGTTGAGATAGCCGATGGGCGCCCAGCCGGGCCACTCACCTCGTCGGAGCTTTTGCCGGATTCCGCGCCGAACGTTCTCCGATAAGCTATCGACGTACAGTTTGCTCTGGCCGAAGGCGAGGTTCATCATGAATTTGCCTTGCGGCGTGTTTTCAAACCAAAACGTTGGAAACTTGAGGGACGTGAGTTTTCCGCAATCCAAAAGGTAAACAATACGGCCGCCATCGATCGAGTTGCGAGCCAGACGATCGGGATGCCAAGCAAGAATTCCTTGAGCTTCACCGTATTCGATCCGAGCAATCATTTGATTAAAAACGGGGCGGCCGGGCATCTTCGCGGTCATGGACTCGGTGAATTCAGCCACAATATGGAGATGTTCTTTCTCCGCAAGAGCCCGAACTTCTGAAAGCTGAGCTTCAATCGAGAGCATTTGACGTTCTTCGGAGTCACAGGATTTTCGAGCGTACAAAAAATACCGCATTGACATGACCCCGAAGATTACCTCGCCTTCGGCCAAGAGATGGAAAGAATTCGTCAAGAAAATCGGGTCGGATTCCCCAAAAGGGAATGGCAAAAGCGCGGAGGGATCGTAAAAAATCCCGCAGCCATTTTGCAACGTTCGGCTGGGCGCCAAAAGGCTCCGGTTTGATTACGAAAAACCCTGGGGAATCCTCGCGCGCGCCGAAAAAACCGCGAAATGGTCGACCAACTGATAGCCCGCTGGCCGTAACATTTTTGCAGACCGTCCGGACCCATTACAAACTGATACCATTTGGACATTCGCGCTCGTTTGCCCGCACCCAAACGAGCGCGAGCCTCTTATTGACTTCCAAGTTGTGGACCGGACGCATCCAGTTGTAGACGCCAAATACCAATCGGTTGAACAGTGAAAACACGCAGGGTAAAGTAGCTTGAGTTTCAAATGCCCGATGCGCCTTGGAGATGGCTCTACTTATCCGCCTAGTTGATCGTCTTGATTGTAACGCCGCTGCTAGCCCACAGACGGGGACGGTTTCCTTGAATTGGTTTCTCCTTTCTCTTTTCTTTTGTTTCTGGGCCACGGTGGTCCTGCACAGCCTATATTAAGGCTTGACTCCGACTAAATCCGAATTCTCGGATGCGCGAGCAAAGAATGAAAAGCTATGCCGCCTTCGACAGGGTTGGACCACACCAACGGACTGAAGAGACCGGCCCTTTTCGAGTCCATTCAACAAGTCCCGATCGCTCATAGTCGGCTACGATTCGGCTCAATGTGGGTGGAGCCACATGAAGGCGATGTGCCAACTGCCGAACCGATTGACCGGAAGCTTCCGGGAGAATCGTGAGTAGATCGCTCCGCAGCGAAACACCATAGAGCGCCCGGTTCCGAAGGATCGCGGAGCGTTCATAGACTCCGGTCGGAGGGAGAATGATCTTTTCGGGGCGAAGCAACGCAAAATCTTTTAGAATAAATCCGTGTTTTAAGAAACGAGGATTCGGATCCGTTTTGGCGACCCGTCTTAATACGTCCAAATCATTGCGGTAGAGATATTCTACGTCACGTGTCCGATGTTTTTGCACCATCCGCAAGAGCTTCCTCTCTTTGGTCCGGCTTTCTTCGATAATGGCGGCAAACAGTCGGCGTTCCCGAGTCGTTGGAAATCGAAGTTTTTTCGTTAACAACAGGTGACCACACTGGGCCAACCAGGAGACAATGATCCCAAGGAATCGCCCTTCGCTCTCGATATTCACCAGGGTATCCACAAGCAACACCTCCGGGTCCTCGTACGGATGGATCTCTCCGAGAACAAAAACACCCACGGATGCCCACCGAGAAAACAGATCTTCGACGCTGAAGCTTACATTACCCACGTTGCCGTTCCTTCAATTTCGCCACGAGCTCGTCAATGAGCCGGGGCCAATCCGGATTGGCGTCGTAGTTCCGCGCCCATTCTTGGCCGAAGGCCCACTCCTCCCCCGTTGGATTCATCGCAATAAGGTCTTCCGCGTCAGATCTCTGCCGGTCGAACGCAGCGGCGATCTTAAGTCCCACCATGTCTTTCCGGCCGATAAGAAAGGCACGCAGATATTCGCCCTCATAAAACAGTGATGAACGCTCCTTCCAGCCGGGCGCCAAAAACCGCGCGTCCCTCGACGGCATCGTGTTGATCCATTTAGGAGGAATTTTTTCTTTAACGGCTATTCGAGCGACCGCCTCCTGAACGTGGCGAGGGAACTCGGGCGGTACAATGACATCGATATCCATGGTTTCTCGGGAAAGCAGCTCGCGCGCGATCAAGTTGGCTGCTCCGATAAGAAACACCTCCAAGGGTTCATGAATTGACATGTCGAGAAGACCGAGGAGTCTTCGCAATGCTTCAATATTCTTGATCATCTAATAATATTATATCATTATGCTTATAATAGAAACAAGAACAATAATATTAATAACATACCTATCACGATTTTTGGGATCATACGTACAAATGAGAGATTTCGACGACCGATAAATTCAATCACCCATCCTGAAGAAGCCCCGAAAAAAACTTGTTCACAAGTCACTTCCAGCCTCTAAGGACAAGCATCGATGACTATAGAGACATCTGACGAACTGGAAGGCTCGCGCTCGTTTGCGTGCGGGCAAACGAGCGCGAATTTCCTGCGGGCGCGTCTTTGCGGAAGATGCCAGTTGCCATGCGAAAACCGTCCCGGCCTAGCGATTGGTAACCATCTGGCCGTAACGGTTTTTGCGAAGAGGCCCTTCAAAAAACATGACAGCCCGAAGGGCTGGTGGGTTTTTTGATTAAACCTTCATCCAATTCTCTTGGAAAAACGTTCGGAGATCGTCTAATAGCCCCGACCAGTTTTTGATCCCCGGACGGGATCAAAAAAATGGTTTTGGGGTTGACGGTTTAAGCCACCGCCCATGCGGTGAAAATCCAGTCGCTGTTTGCGCCCCTCATGCGGGTGGACATGCCGGGAGTCTTCCCTGAAAATGAAAGGGATGCCTCCTTCCTTCCGTTTGCTATCAACACTTCTCAGCACATGGGCTTTTTCGTCCGGCGTTCTTGCAAGCGAGCTCTGGGTCGACGTCGAATCGCGCGGCGGGAGCTGTTCCGACAGCCTAGAACGCGCCGCCGTGAGCGAGACTTCCCCCTGGTGCACGCTGGGTAAAGCGGGTTCGAATGTTCAACCGGGAGATACCGTCCACGTTCGCGGCGGGACGTACACGGAAGTCCAGACCTGCCTCAAATGCAACGACAATTCAGTTTTGCAAATCGTCGTGAGTGGAACGTCGGCCGATCCCATCCGTTTCGTTGCCGCATCGGGCGAAACGGTGACGATCGACGGTTCGGGCGGCGCACAGCACGGCATCCAGATCATTGAAACCTACGACAGCTCGGTGCAACCGAAATACGTGGAAG carries:
- a CDS encoding sigma 54-interacting transcriptional regulator — encoded protein: MAKYDRFSEIVSQYENLPVVVRLREMIRRLWHLEVVLADANGFVIDPTRGKKSPSRNQFCHKCLFDKEGLKKCDQTVLEVTEELEKGAGRPGGVFDHCHTGFKYMAYPIYVRGEFVGSVVAGGFLTENLSAEKKREILEKSAPYRGTEIADVEAAFSEIPVLTEVEVRSFFEIISFGVEEVTRYHEEIAQRESQIEQLAEALENRYAYHSIVGRAPAMRLLYTLLDKLKDSDSTALIQGENGTGKEMVAKAIHYNSPRRHRRFVSQNCSAFNDNLLDSELFGHVKGSFTGAIRDKKGLFEMADGGTFFMDEIGDMSHVLQVKLLRVLQEGVFIPVGGTEPKRVDVRIVAATNQDLRKMVDEGDFREDLFYRINVINIYVPPLRERREDIPILVEHFLRKYDRSDVGRRKRVAPETLDALMAYNWPGNVRQLENEIQRSIVLAGTSELISRELLSPAVLHAAAGTAQVRLSGKLRDAMEHLERQMLLEGLRRTRWNKSKLSRELGISRATLIGKVEKYGLVRDARP
- a CDS encoding DegQ family serine endoprotease → MKHCLLILISAFGLASSSFAAEQFWLEGKDHPELRVNVDLKTLAPDAYLKIAERMNGAVVNISTTQVIRSPRARGPRRGPGPNQPGPRGPNPFDDLFEDFFFGPFSEMPQPERRAQSLGSGFILNSAGYIVTNNHVVEQAEKVKVVLADDSEFEAKVVGRDPKTDVALLKIEPKNVSLKSVVLGDSDRMRVGEVVVAIGNPFGLSNSVTQGIVSAKERSIGAGPYDDFIQTDASINPGNSGGPLLDLQGEVIGINAAIVSSGAGGSVGIGFAIPINLAKKVLLSLRETGKVVRGRLGVLIQKVGAEHAAALKLPDKTGALVSDVQEDSPAKKAGIKVGDVVTRFDGKRIKDWHELPIAVANTPVGKKVQVEVIRDGKQMTFSVTIVELKDEEVETSTSGPVGSDRLGMTVQKLTPEMASSLDVDKNLEAVVVTEIDPNGAAYAKGIRQGDIILEVNRKRVPTVAAYKSATSKLKKGDTVLVLVKRGASTLFVAFTLP
- a CDS encoding CvpA family protein — protein: MVDYIVLALIFVSAVFGLIRGVVSQLMALVGLVAAYFLAPDWGRHLGGLVQEQLGCTRFMADRASIFLVGVGIYIACRLVGYGIEKLVVERVKEAKNLNRMGGAVLGAVKTMAMIAILFFFTALIPRDMVRTTVPKLLDSATYRLAAEYNPMGRQQVIERMRIFRSTVANSSKSERLAHDPEMRKLLTEHGLKNALDDERFVHSLKDGDFEKLRKYEQVEDLMKDEKLVDLLDHLNQQPPG
- a CDS encoding DUF6036 family nucleotidyltransferase, with the protein product MIKNIEALRRLLGLLDMSIHEPLEVFLIGAANLIARELLSRETMDIDVIVPPEFPRHVQEAVARIAVKEKIPPKWINTMPSRDARFLAPGWKERSSLFYEGEYLRAFLIGRKDMVGLKIAAAFDRQRSDAEDLIAMNPTGEEWAFGQEWARNYDANPDWPRLIDELVAKLKERQRG